A stretch of Gaiellales bacterium DNA encodes these proteins:
- a CDS encoding type II toxin-antitoxin system HicB family antitoxin yields MNIDDYLGLPYTIELTPDHDDDGRTGWVAEVEELPGCITQVDALDELEASIRDAMTAWISVALEDGRDIPAPRSEQSYSGRFLLRLPKSLHGDLAHEAEREGVSLNQLVTSMLAASVGWHHRLRETA; encoded by the coding sequence ATGAACATCGACGACTACCTGGGCCTCCCGTACACCATCGAACTAACCCCCGACCACGATGACGACGGCCGCACCGGTTGGGTCGCAGAAGTCGAAGAGCTCCCCGGCTGCATCACCCAGGTCGACGCGCTCGACGAGCTCGAGGCGAGCATCCGCGACGCCATGACGGCGTGGATCAGCGTGGCACTCGAGGACGGCCGCGACATCCCGGCCCCGCGGAGTGAGCAGAGCTACAGCGGACGGTTCCTGCTCCGACTGCCCAAGAGCCTCCACGGCGATCTAGCCCACGAGGCGGAGCGGGAGGGCGTCAGCCTGAATCAACTCGTGACGTCGATGCTGGCCGCCTCGGTCGGCTGGCATCACCGCCTCCGCGAAACCGCCTGA
- a CDS encoding Ig-like domain repeat protein: MRARLKGLLHPRRSLVLLVVFLAGVTTASATWHLPGGGAGAAKASIDFHAPSVTGSTIAPQGATAAGGAIKPGAAFVVYANVVDPGVSGIAWVRTNVSALRAGSTSVSLSRCTTGCTIGATTYGWSTAPLTADAGLAQGTLSYGVWSQDNANNLGTTVSYPAIVDSTNPSVTAAVVAMASPATVGWVRRSGSYTVYANATDAGSPASGIATITANVSSLTPGTTSLSLPACTSSCSVGGVSYGYKSAATTAGSAIADGSASVGLTAADKAGNTATGAASVTIDSTVPTVTGAVVVNTTPSDPGYLKPGNNYVLYANAADTGGLATVTADLSALTSGQTAAALSACTTTCTFNGVTYGWKSASKTAGASIAAGPTAFSLTATDKAANATTGSYSVTVDATGPTVSAVAVANTTTNAAGWLRKSGAYVVYANASDPTGISSVKANVNTFTSGVTALALSACTTSCTVGGVTYGYKSASKTAGSMLPAGAASFAVTATDGVGNTTTANGSATVDNTAPTAAAEAIAPTATSIPGYIAQGATYIAYTNAADAGGVYSVTAKVSNITTGQTAVALPACVSGCTVAGVARGYASAALAANASLTGTSKTWTVTVTDLAGNATTSTSQTVTLDNTAPTVAITFPTSSYAGGWLAGCGTASTADICGTAGDATSGLANVQVSIKQASAPGLYWNPATSSFSSATEVLMPATGTSSWSLAAAAACFTNLSPYTIRAVATDAASNTAATTSNFTFKP, encoded by the coding sequence ATGCGCGCCCGCCTCAAGGGCCTGCTGCACCCTCGCCGAAGCCTCGTGCTCCTGGTGGTGTTCCTCGCCGGCGTGACCACTGCGTCCGCCACGTGGCACCTGCCAGGGGGCGGGGCCGGCGCGGCGAAGGCGAGCATCGACTTCCACGCACCGAGCGTCACCGGCAGCACCATCGCCCCGCAGGGGGCCACCGCTGCGGGCGGCGCGATCAAGCCCGGGGCGGCGTTCGTCGTCTACGCGAACGTCGTCGATCCGGGCGTGTCCGGGATCGCCTGGGTGCGCACCAACGTCTCGGCGCTCAGGGCCGGCTCGACGTCGGTGTCGCTCTCGCGCTGCACCACGGGCTGCACCATCGGAGCGACGACCTACGGCTGGTCGACCGCGCCGCTGACCGCAGATGCCGGGCTGGCCCAGGGCACGCTCTCCTACGGGGTCTGGAGCCAGGACAACGCCAACAACCTGGGGACGACCGTCAGCTACCCGGCGATCGTCGACTCGACCAATCCCTCCGTCACGGCCGCGGTCGTCGCGATGGCCTCGCCCGCCACCGTCGGCTGGGTGCGCCGGTCGGGCAGCTACACGGTCTACGCGAACGCCACGGACGCCGGCTCGCCGGCGAGCGGCATCGCGACGATCACGGCCAACGTCTCGAGCCTGACGCCGGGTACGACGTCGCTGTCGCTGCCAGCGTGCACGTCCTCCTGCTCGGTCGGCGGCGTCTCCTACGGCTACAAGAGCGCGGCCACGACCGCCGGGTCGGCCATCGCCGACGGCAGCGCCTCGGTGGGCCTGACCGCGGCCGACAAGGCCGGGAACACGGCCACCGGTGCGGCGAGCGTGACCATCGACTCGACCGTGCCGACGGTCACCGGCGCCGTCGTCGTGAACACGACGCCCAGCGATCCGGGCTATCTGAAGCCGGGCAACAACTACGTCCTCTATGCCAACGCCGCCGACACGGGCGGCCTCGCCACGGTCACCGCCGATCTGAGCGCCCTGACCTCCGGCCAGACGGCGGCCGCCCTCTCGGCCTGCACCACGACCTGCACCTTCAACGGCGTCACCTACGGCTGGAAGAGCGCGTCCAAGACGGCCGGCGCATCGATCGCGGCCGGGCCGACGGCCTTCAGCCTGACGGCGACGGACAAGGCCGCGAACGCGACGACCGGCAGCTACTCCGTGACGGTCGACGCGACCGGGCCGACCGTCTCCGCAGTCGCGGTCGCGAACACGACCACGAACGCCGCGGGCTGGCTGCGAAAGAGCGGCGCCTACGTCGTCTACGCCAACGCCTCGGATCCGACCGGGATCTCGTCCGTGAAGGCGAACGTCAACACGTTCACGAGCGGGGTGACGGCGCTCGCCCTCTCCGCCTGCACCACGAGCTGCACCGTGGGCGGCGTGACCTACGGCTACAAGAGCGCGTCCAAGACGGCCGGCTCCATGCTCCCCGCGGGCGCTGCGAGCTTTGCGGTGACCGCTACCGACGGCGTGGGCAACACCACCACCGCGAACGGCTCGGCCACGGTCGACAACACCGCGCCGACGGCCGCCGCCGAGGCGATCGCCCCGACGGCGACGAGCATCCCCGGCTACATCGCCCAGGGCGCGACATACATCGCCTACACGAACGCCGCGGACGCCGGTGGCGTCTACTCGGTCACCGCCAAGGTTTCGAACATCACCACCGGCCAGACCGCCGTCGCGCTCCCGGCCTGCGTCTCGGGCTGCACCGTCGCCGGCGTCGCCCGCGGATACGCCAGCGCCGCGCTCGCGGCCAACGCCTCGCTCACCGGGACCAGCAAGACGTGGACGGTGACCGTGACCGACCTGGCCGGGAACGCCACCACGAGCACCAGCCAGACCGTGACGCTCGACAACACCGCCCCGACGGTGGCGATCACGTTCCCGACGTCGTCCTACGCGGGCGGCTGGCTGGCCGGCTGCGGCACCGCGAGCACGGCCGACATCTGCGGCACGGCCGGCGACGCCACCTCCGGCCTTGCGAACGTCCAGGTCAGCATCAAGCAGGCCTCGGCGCCGGGCCTCTACTGGAACCCGGCGACGAGCTCGTTCTCGTCGGCGACCGAGGTGCTGATGCCGGCCACGGGCACGTCGAGCTGGTCGCTCGCCGCCGCCGCTGCCTGCTTCACCAACCTGAGCCCCTACACGATCCGGGCCGTCGCCACCGACGCGGCCTCGAACACCGCCGCCACGACCTCGAACTTCACCTTCAAGCCGTAG
- a CDS encoding universal stress protein has protein sequence MDADRTLFRCVVCGVDGTEESRAAVAQVGRLIEAAGGESRVVLVSVWNTGASVAVGWTPTIARTGSFPQEELRAAADGVRPLLPASAAVETVVVEGPPGPMMLTEAGRHKATLVAVGSHDHRRLSGILLGSVAAQLLHEAPCPVLMARGRAGDGFPARVVVGADGSEESARAVHAAATIAKACGSQLEAVVATGGGTPDPAAVRSALDAAAGPETPLRMESDSPVEALSRLDPDLLVVGSRGLQGIRSLGSVSERVAHEARCSVLVVR, from the coding sequence ATGGACGCTGACCGGACGCTGTTTCGGTGTGTCGTCTGCGGCGTGGACGGAACGGAGGAGAGCCGCGCCGCGGTCGCGCAGGTCGGCCGCCTGATCGAGGCCGCGGGCGGCGAGTCGCGGGTCGTGCTCGTGAGCGTGTGGAACACCGGCGCGTCGGTCGCCGTCGGCTGGACACCCACGATCGCGCGGACGGGGTCGTTTCCGCAGGAGGAGCTGCGCGCGGCGGCCGACGGCGTGCGGCCGCTGCTGCCGGCCTCGGCCGCGGTCGAGACGGTGGTCGTCGAGGGGCCGCCGGGGCCGATGATGCTGACCGAGGCCGGACGCCACAAGGCAACCCTCGTCGCGGTCGGGTCGCACGACCACCGCCGCCTCTCCGGCATCCTGCTCGGGAGCGTGGCGGCGCAGCTCCTGCACGAGGCGCCGTGCCCCGTGCTGATGGCGCGCGGCCGGGCCGGGGACGGGTTCCCGGCCCGGGTCGTGGTAGGGGCCGACGGCTCGGAGGAGTCGGCCCGCGCCGTCCATGCGGCCGCCACGATCGCGAAGGCGTGCGGCTCGCAGCTCGAGGCCGTCGTCGCCACCGGCGGCGGAACGCCCGATCCCGCCGCGGTGCGCTCGGCGCTCGATGCCGCCGCCGGCCCGGAGACGCCGCTGCGGATGGAGTCCGACTCACCCGTCGAGGCGCTGTCCCGGCTCGATCCCGACCTGCTCGTCGTCGGCAGCCGCGGGCTCCAGGGCATCCGGTCGCTCGGGAGCGTCAGCGAGCGGGTCGCGCACGAGGCGCGCTGCTCGGTGCTCGTCGTTCGATAG
- a CDS encoding PRC-barrel domain-containing protein, with translation MPSPLEVHDWHELDVYAQDGEHVGKLADVYVSEETGEPEFLLVSSGFLGHKLHMVPADGASRAGEKVQVAFDKATIESAPSVPADDDIDPAEEKRLFEHYGRSYTPHPEGILILRRFVLVERR, from the coding sequence ATGCCATCACCACTCGAGGTGCATGACTGGCACGAGCTGGACGTCTACGCGCAGGACGGTGAGCACGTCGGCAAGCTGGCCGACGTCTACGTGTCCGAGGAGACGGGAGAGCCGGAATTCCTGCTCGTCTCGAGCGGGTTCCTCGGGCACAAGCTGCACATGGTGCCCGCCGACGGCGCCAGCCGGGCCGGCGAGAAGGTGCAGGTCGCCTTCGACAAGGCCACGATCGAGTCCGCCCCGTCGGTGCCCGCCGACGACGACATCGATCCGGCCGAGGAGAAGCGCCTCTTCGAGCACTACGGCCGCTCGTACACGCCGCACCCGGAGGGCATCCTGATCCTGCGCCGGTTCGTCCTGGTCGAGCGCCGCTGA
- a CDS encoding acetate uptake transporter: MSVQNPAAGPVQREAARSSEVVESRSGGITIADPGPLGLAAFAMTTFVLSMFNADLVSRSGESVTLGLALAYGGIAQVLAGMWEFRTGNTFGAVAFTSYGAFWISFWAFVQFYAAGIPAADAGHAVGLYLIAWGIFTSYMFIASLRTTGAIALVFILLAVTYFLLGIGNANGSDSLVKAGGWVGLATAIAAWYASFAAVTNATFGRLVLPVIPLKR, encoded by the coding sequence ATGTCGGTTCAGAATCCCGCCGCCGGCCCCGTGCAGCGAGAGGCTGCGCGCAGCTCCGAGGTGGTGGAGTCCCGCTCGGGCGGGATCACGATCGCCGACCCGGGGCCGCTCGGCCTGGCGGCGTTCGCGATGACCACGTTCGTGCTCAGCATGTTCAACGCCGATCTGGTCTCGCGGTCGGGTGAGTCGGTCACCCTGGGGCTCGCGCTGGCGTACGGCGGTATCGCGCAGGTGCTGGCCGGGATGTGGGAGTTCCGCACCGGCAACACGTTCGGTGCGGTTGCGTTCACGTCGTACGGCGCGTTCTGGATCTCGTTCTGGGCGTTCGTCCAGTTCTATGCGGCGGGGATCCCGGCCGCCGACGCCGGCCACGCGGTGGGCCTCTATCTGATCGCCTGGGGCATCTTCACCTCGTACATGTTCATCGCGTCCCTGCGCACGACCGGGGCGATCGCACTGGTGTTCATCCTGCTGGCGGTGACGTACTTCCTGCTCGGGATCGGCAACGCGAACGGGAGCGACTCGCTGGTCAAGGCCGGCGGCTGGGTCGGCCTCGCCACGGCCATCGCGGCCTGGTACGCGTCGTTCGCCGCAGTCACGAACGCGACGTTCGGCCGCCTCGTCCTGCCGGTCATCCCGCTGAAGCGATAG
- the acs gene encoding acetate--CoA ligase gives MADVATPLAGTELDHELERMLDIERFDPPEGFRGKALLSDPGVYDRAEQDPEGWWAEQAQALEWAEPWTQVLDWSNAPFAKWFVGGKLNACANCLDRHVEAGLGDRIAYHWYGEEGEERNISYAELLRETKRLANALRERGIKAGDVVGIYLPMIPEVVVAMLACARIGAPHNVVFGGFSPEAVRERMEFSEAKALITVDAARRKGKSAPIKPAVDEVIGDLGHLETVVVVRHTGEKVPMQDGRDVWYHEIVAAADAECPAEPFDAEHPLYVLYTSGSTAKPKGILHTTGGYMTGVTSTHRLVFDLDSDHDVYWCAADVGWVTGHSYIVYGPLANAATSVMYEGAPDYPGKDVWWGIVERYGVTILYTAPTAIRACMKWGAEEPNKHDLSSLRLLGTVGEPINPKAWLWYHRVVGGGRCPIVDTWWQTETGHIMITPLPGLVSTKPGSATRPFPGISADVVDADGEPIDEGTGLLVLRRPWPGMLRTLYRDDERFKDVYWSRFGERTYLVGDAARKDEDGYFWILGRIDDVINVSAHRLSTAEVESAIVSHERVAEAAVVGQTDELTGQAIVAFVTLVGGGDGDDALREDIRGHVAGRIGKLARPKRIIWADDLPKTRSGKIMRRLLRDVAEGRELGDVTTLRDPVVMAEISEKVAAGEEEE, from the coding sequence ATGGCGGACGTCGCCACACCACTGGCCGGTACCGAGCTCGACCACGAGCTCGAACGCATGCTCGACATCGAGCGCTTCGATCCGCCGGAAGGGTTCCGCGGCAAGGCGCTCCTGTCCGACCCCGGGGTGTACGACCGGGCGGAGCAGGATCCCGAGGGGTGGTGGGCCGAGCAGGCCCAGGCGCTCGAGTGGGCGGAGCCGTGGACGCAGGTGCTCGACTGGTCGAACGCGCCGTTTGCGAAGTGGTTCGTCGGCGGCAAGCTGAACGCGTGCGCCAACTGTCTCGACCGCCACGTCGAGGCCGGCCTCGGCGACCGCATCGCCTACCACTGGTACGGCGAGGAGGGCGAGGAGCGCAACATCTCCTACGCCGAGCTCCTGCGCGAGACCAAGCGGCTGGCAAACGCGCTGCGCGAGCGCGGTATCAAGGCCGGCGACGTCGTCGGCATCTACCTGCCGATGATCCCCGAGGTGGTCGTCGCGATGCTGGCGTGCGCCCGCATTGGCGCCCCGCACAACGTCGTATTCGGCGGCTTCTCGCCCGAGGCGGTGCGCGAGCGGATGGAGTTCTCCGAGGCGAAGGCCCTGATCACCGTCGACGCCGCCCGGCGGAAGGGCAAGAGCGCGCCGATCAAGCCGGCCGTGGACGAGGTGATCGGCGACCTCGGGCATCTGGAGACGGTGGTCGTGGTGCGCCACACCGGCGAGAAGGTGCCGATGCAGGACGGGCGCGACGTCTGGTACCACGAGATCGTCGCCGCCGCCGACGCGGAGTGCCCGGCCGAGCCGTTCGACGCCGAGCACCCGCTCTACGTGCTCTACACGTCAGGGTCGACGGCGAAGCCGAAGGGCATCCTGCACACGACCGGCGGCTACATGACCGGCGTGACGTCCACCCACCGGCTCGTGTTCGACCTGGACTCGGACCACGACGTCTACTGGTGCGCCGCCGACGTCGGCTGGGTGACGGGGCATTCCTACATCGTCTACGGGCCGCTCGCGAACGCGGCCACGAGCGTCATGTACGAGGGGGCGCCGGACTATCCCGGCAAGGACGTCTGGTGGGGGATCGTCGAGCGCTACGGCGTCACCATCCTCTACACCGCGCCGACGGCGATCCGCGCCTGCATGAAGTGGGGCGCCGAGGAGCCGAACAAGCACGACCTGAGCTCGCTGCGGCTGCTGGGGACGGTCGGCGAGCCGATCAACCCCAAGGCGTGGCTGTGGTACCACCGCGTCGTCGGCGGCGGCCGCTGCCCGATCGTCGACACCTGGTGGCAGACCGAGACCGGCCACATCATGATCACACCGCTCCCCGGGCTGGTCTCGACCAAGCCCGGATCGGCCACGCGGCCCTTCCCCGGGATCTCCGCCGACGTCGTCGACGCCGACGGCGAGCCGATCGACGAGGGCACGGGCCTGCTCGTGCTGCGACGGCCCTGGCCGGGGATGCTGCGCACGCTCTACCGCGACGACGAGCGCTTCAAGGACGTCTACTGGTCGCGGTTCGGCGAGCGCACCTACCTGGTCGGCGATGCCGCTCGCAAGGACGAGGACGGCTACTTCTGGATCCTGGGCCGGATCGACGATGTGATCAACGTCTCGGCCCACCGGCTCTCGACGGCTGAGGTCGAGTCGGCGATCGTCTCGCACGAGCGCGTCGCCGAGGCGGCCGTCGTCGGCCAGACGGACGAGCTGACCGGCCAGGCCATCGTCGCGTTCGTGACCCTGGTCGGCGGCGGGGACGGCGATGACGCGCTGCGCGAGGACATCCGCGGCCACGTCGCCGGCCGGATCGGCAAGCTGGCCCGGCCCAAGCGCATCATCTGGGCCGACGACCTGCCGAAGACGCGCTCGGGCAAGATCATGCGCCGCCTGCTCCGCGACGTGGCCGAGGGCCGCGAGTTGGGCGACGTGACGACCCTGCGTGACCCGGTTGTCATGGCCGAGATCTCGGAGAAGGTGGCGGCGGGCGAGGAAGAGGAGTAG
- a CDS encoding HAD family phosphatase, which yields MSCRAVMFDFNGTLSDDEPILYAIYAELFAEHGRPLSERDYYDRLAGLSDPEIVHRWLGRRDDSETVVSQRVTRYREAVADGSTITPEVRRAVAYAAERVPVAIVSGAAAAEIRPVIAAAGIEGIFATVVTSDDVRHGKPHPEGYEIALGRLDGLAPGLRPAEVTVLEDTEAGVAAAKAAGMRCVAVGRTLAPDRLAAADEIVPGIDQALIERVLAG from the coding sequence GTGTCGTGCCGCGCGGTCATGTTCGACTTCAACGGCACGCTCTCCGACGACGAGCCGATCCTCTACGCGATCTATGCGGAGCTTTTCGCCGAGCACGGCCGTCCGCTCTCCGAGCGCGACTACTACGACCGCCTGGCCGGCCTCTCCGACCCCGAGATCGTGCACCGCTGGCTGGGCCGGCGAGACGACTCCGAGACCGTCGTCAGCCAGCGCGTCACCCGCTACCGCGAGGCGGTCGCCGACGGCTCGACGATCACGCCGGAGGTGCGCCGGGCCGTCGCCTACGCGGCCGAGCGCGTGCCGGTGGCGATCGTCTCGGGCGCCGCCGCAGCCGAGATCCGGCCGGTGATCGCGGCCGCCGGGATCGAGGGCATCTTCGCAACCGTCGTCACCTCCGACGACGTCCGCCACGGCAAGCCGCACCCGGAGGGCTACGAGATCGCCCTCGGCCGCCTGGACGGCCTCGCGCCGGGGCTGCGGCCGGCCGAGGTGACCGTGCTCGAGGACACCGAGGCCGGCGTCGCCGCGGCCAAGGCGGCGGGGATGCGCTGCGTGGCGGTGGGTCGCACGCTCGCGCCCGACCGGCTGGCCGCCGCGGACGAGATCGTGCCCGGGATCGACCAGGCCCTGATCGAGCGGGTTCTGGCCGGCTAG
- a CDS encoding IclR family transcriptional regulator, giving the protein MRTEDSSREPPNEDARDGNRVQSVDRAVLLLRAISTSAHPPTAWELARTCGINRSTAWRLLQTLEHHALVERDPTTGRYGIGYTALEVAASAGYDGLARRARPILERVAQDAGESVMLAAARRFSLVYVDQVDPPTVPTANWLGRQLPLHATSTGKVFLAWLPEDERDAVLPSVLERYTDQTVTDRGRLFESLAAVRRDGYGICIGEYEEFSNGVSAAVLDHRARPTVILNIWGPSQRVTERRLPTLGRMALHAAHEISLVLE; this is encoded by the coding sequence ATGCGAACTGAAGACTCGAGTCGGGAGCCGCCCAACGAGGACGCGCGGGACGGCAACCGCGTGCAGTCGGTCGACCGGGCCGTGCTGCTCCTGCGGGCCATCTCGACGAGCGCCCACCCGCCTACCGCCTGGGAGCTCGCCCGGACGTGCGGGATCAACCGCTCGACCGCCTGGCGCCTCCTGCAGACGCTCGAGCACCACGCGCTGGTCGAGCGCGACCCGACCACCGGCCGATACGGCATCGGCTACACGGCGCTCGAGGTCGCGGCCTCGGCGGGCTACGACGGCCTCGCCCGGCGGGCGCGGCCGATCCTGGAGCGAGTGGCCCAGGACGCCGGCGAGAGCGTGATGCTGGCGGCGGCGCGCCGGTTCAGCCTGGTCTACGTCGACCAGGTCGACCCGCCCACGGTGCCGACGGCGAACTGGCTCGGGCGCCAGCTGCCGCTGCACGCGACCTCGACGGGCAAGGTGTTCCTGGCCTGGCTGCCCGAGGACGAGCGCGACGCCGTCCTGCCGTCCGTGCTCGAGCGCTACACCGACCAGACGGTCACCGACCGCGGCCGCCTGTTCGAGTCGCTCGCCGCCGTGCGCCGGGACGGCTACGGGATCTGCATCGGCGAGTACGAGGAGTTCTCGAACGGCGTCTCTGCGGCGGTGCTCGACCACCGAGCCCGCCCGACCGTCATCCTGAACATCTGGGGGCCGAGCCAGCGCGTGACCGAGCGGCGGCTGCCGACGCTCGGCCGCATGGCGCTCCACGCGGCGCACGAGATCTCGCTCGTGCTCGAGTAG
- a CDS encoding ABC transporter substrate-binding protein, with the protein MVDKSSDRPGEGHGGLSRRDLLVGAGTVLLAGGLAACGGSGGSSGATGGSTATGTPKRGGNFRLAVTGGGASDIIDGQSIITKPDQARLAASWETLVSYDDQYVLQIGGDQGGLADEFTQDNPTQWTIRLRKGIEFNNGKTLTADDVKYSIQRILDPKEGLFGAAGLASIDQKKIEVMDPQTVRLHLTAPDSTIAEQFGQYYNGMVPTGYSRKGPLKWVGTGPFKTTSFNPGQQSVHVRNPNYWRTGQPYFDQVTVIDSPSETAQVNALLSGQVDAITDIPFAQISVAKSNGGLAILVTQGGGWLPLCMAIDAPPFDDNRVRQAMRLIVDRNAMLQQVLSGYGRIANDLFSPFDACYDHDLSQREPDIEKAKSLLKAAGQDGATFDLHTTNGAAGMVDSANIFSAQAKAAGITVNVHNDPNYYGNQYLKLPFSVDFWGTRNYLPQVSNSMLPAGPPYNTPYNETHWPPKSGPGSNYIDLYKQARAEVDKSKRCDIIHEMQTIEYNYGGYVIPFFNNLVDSYSSKVSGFVPGKSTQNLDSFGHGYRTIWFS; encoded by the coding sequence ATGGTGGACAAGTCCAGCGACCGTCCGGGTGAAGGCCACGGAGGCCTGTCCCGGCGCGATCTTCTGGTGGGTGCGGGCACGGTGCTGCTCGCAGGAGGCCTGGCCGCCTGTGGCGGCAGCGGCGGCTCGTCGGGTGCGACGGGCGGCTCGACCGCGACGGGGACGCCCAAGCGCGGGGGCAACTTCCGCCTCGCGGTCACCGGCGGCGGCGCCAGCGACATCATCGACGGGCAGAGCATCATCACCAAGCCCGACCAGGCCCGCCTGGCCGCGAGCTGGGAGACGCTCGTCTCCTACGACGACCAGTACGTGCTGCAGATCGGCGGCGACCAGGGCGGCCTGGCCGACGAGTTCACCCAGGACAACCCGACCCAGTGGACGATCCGCCTGCGCAAGGGCATCGAGTTCAACAACGGCAAGACGCTCACCGCCGACGACGTCAAGTACTCGATCCAGCGCATCCTCGATCCCAAGGAAGGTCTGTTCGGCGCCGCCGGCCTGGCCTCCATCGACCAGAAGAAGATCGAGGTCATGGACCCGCAGACCGTGCGCCTGCACCTGACGGCTCCGGACTCGACCATCGCCGAGCAGTTCGGCCAGTACTACAACGGCATGGTGCCCACCGGCTACAGCCGCAAGGGCCCGCTCAAGTGGGTCGGCACCGGCCCCTTCAAGACCACGAGCTTCAACCCCGGCCAGCAGAGCGTGCACGTCCGCAACCCGAACTACTGGCGCACCGGTCAGCCCTACTTCGACCAGGTCACCGTGATCGACTCCCCGTCGGAGACGGCCCAGGTGAACGCGCTCCTGTCCGGGCAGGTCGACGCGATCACGGACATCCCGTTCGCCCAGATCAGCGTCGCCAAGTCGAACGGCGGCCTCGCCATCCTGGTCACCCAGGGCGGCGGCTGGCTGCCGCTCTGCATGGCCATCGACGCGCCGCCGTTCGACGACAACCGGGTGCGCCAGGCGATGCGCCTGATCGTCGACCGGAACGCCATGCTGCAACAGGTGCTGTCGGGCTACGGCCGCATCGCGAACGACCTGTTCTCGCCGTTCGACGCCTGCTACGACCACGACCTGTCGCAGCGCGAGCCCGACATCGAGAAGGCCAAGTCGCTGCTCAAGGCAGCGGGCCAGGACGGGGCGACGTTCGACCTGCACACGACCAACGGCGCCGCCGGCATGGTCGACTCGGCCAACATCTTCTCCGCCCAGGCGAAGGCCGCCGGCATCACGGTCAACGTCCACAACGACCCCAACTACTACGGCAACCAGTACCTCAAGCTGCCGTTCTCGGTGGATTTCTGGGGCACGCGCAACTACCTGCCCCAGGTCTCGAACAGCATGCTGCCCGCGGGGCCGCCCTACAACACGCCGTACAACGAGACCCACTGGCCGCCGAAGTCGGGCCCCGGTTCGAACTACATCGACCTCTACAAGCAGGCTCGCGCCGAGGTCGACAAGAGCAAGCGGTGCGACATCATCCACGAGATGCAGACCATCGAATACAACTACGGCGGGTACGTCATCCCGTTCTTCAACAACCTGGTCGACAGCTACAGCTCCAAGGTGTCCGGGTTCGTTCCGGGCAAGTCGACGCAGAACCTCGACTCGTTCGGGCATGGGTACCGAACCATCTGGTTCAGCTAG
- a CDS encoding ABC transporter permease, translating to MRRILLGLLVLALVSVVVFAATQALPGDPARSILGRTATPASLKSLRQQLNLDQPVLQQYWNWITGLIHGDMGTSLAAQEPVSTYLHDRLINSAFLVVVAGLISIPLSVAIGAYAALRRDRFFDVSSSIGTLLLAALPEFVVGVTLVVLFATTVFKHTFPAVAYLAPGERPWNHLNEMILPIVTLVIAVTPYVARIMRASMIEVLESDYVEMARLKGVPERQVVIRHALPNALGPTFQVIALNLAYLAGGVIVVEYVFSYAGIGGALQNAVSTRDMPVVQALAMLIAALYVVLNMLADIATILVTPRLRTRL from the coding sequence GTGCGCCGCATCCTGCTCGGGCTGCTGGTGCTCGCGCTCGTCTCGGTGGTCGTGTTCGCGGCCACCCAGGCGCTGCCGGGCGATCCGGCCCGCTCGATCCTCGGCCGCACGGCGACCCCCGCCAGCCTGAAGTCGCTGCGCCAGCAGCTGAACCTCGACCAGCCCGTCCTGCAGCAGTACTGGAACTGGATCACGGGCCTCATCCACGGCGACATGGGGACGTCGCTGGCGGCGCAGGAGCCGGTTTCGACCTACCTGCACGACCGCCTGATCAACTCGGCGTTCCTGGTGGTCGTCGCCGGCCTGATCTCGATCCCGCTGTCCGTCGCGATCGGCGCCTATGCCGCCCTGCGCCGCGACCGCTTCTTCGACGTCTCCTCGTCGATCGGCACGCTGCTCCTGGCGGCGCTGCCGGAGTTCGTCGTCGGCGTGACGCTCGTCGTGCTCTTCGCGACGACGGTCTTCAAGCACACGTTCCCGGCGGTCGCCTACCTGGCGCCGGGCGAGCGGCCGTGGAACCACCTGAACGAGATGATCCTGCCCATCGTCACGCTGGTCATCGCCGTGACGCCGTACGTGGCCCGGATCATGCGCGCCTCGATGATCGAGGTGCTCGAGTCCGACTACGTCGAGATGGCCCGGCTGAAGGGCGTCCCGGAGCGTCAGGTGGTCATCCGCCACGCGCTTCCGAACGCGCTCGGGCCGACGTTCCAGGTGATCGCGCTCAACCTGGCCTACCTGGCCGGCGGCGTGATCGTCGTCGAGTACGTGTTCAGCTACGCCGGCATCGGTGGCGCGCTCCAGAATGCGGTGTCGACGCGCGACATGCCCGTCGTGCAGGCGCTGGCCATGCTGATCGCGGCCCTCTACGTGGTGCTGAACATGCTGGCCGACATCGCCACCATCCTCGTCACGCCACGCCTGAGGACGCGCCTGTGA